In Malus sylvestris chromosome 15, drMalSylv7.2, whole genome shotgun sequence, a single genomic region encodes these proteins:
- the LOC126603400 gene encoding protein PIN-LIKES 5-like: MGFWTLLEVACMPIFQVLIISVLGALMATEYWNLLPLDARKSINKVVFVVFTPALVFSNVAKTITFGDIVSWWFMVVNIGLTFLVGGILGWIVVKIFKPKPYQEGVVIATVSSGNLGNLLLILVPAICNEDGNPFGDHSVCKTTGLAYVSFSMALGNFFIWTYSYQLIRTSSIRWKELQAAEETEEASKRRNTDLDADEETHLLKGEDEEQAAVVVSETSVNQAIVTPDESNMPFSHKVLEFFRQILHELLAPPTVAAIVGFFVGAITVIKNIIIGDDAPLHVIEDSITQLGNGTIPCITLILGGNLIQGLRKPTIKVPTLLGVIIAKYIVMPAIGIGIVTGADKLGLLPSNSLFHFVLMLQFTLPPAMNIGTMTQLYDVAEAECSVIFLWTYLVAALALTVWSTIFMWILS, encoded by the exons ATGGGTTTCTGGACGCTGTTGGAGGTGGCTTGCATGCCAATTTTCCAAGTTCTCATAATCAGTGTGTTGGGGGCTTTGATGGCAACTGAGTACTGGAATCTTCTCCCGTTGGACGCTCGAAAGTCCATAAACAAG GTTGTGTTTGTGGTGTTCACTCCCGCACTGGTGTTTTCAAATGTGGCCAAGACTATTACATTTGGAGACATTGTTTCATG GTGGTTTATGGTTGTCAACATCGGGCTTACCTTTCTAGTTGGAGGGATTCTTGGATGGATTGTGGTAAAgatttttaaaccaaaaccTTATCAGGAAGGTGTGGTAATTGCTACAGTTTCATCAG GAAACTTGGGAAACCTTCTCCTTATACTTGTCCCTGCAATATGTAACGAGGATGGGAACCCCTTTGGCGATCATAGTGTTTGTAAGACGACTGGACTCGCATACGTATCTTTTTCCATGGCG CTTGGTAATTTCTTCATTTGGACCTACAGTTACCAGCTGATACGAACCTCATCGATTAGATGGAAAGAGCTTCAAGCAGCCGAGGAAACTGAGGAGGCCTCAAAGAGGCGCAACACAGATTTGGATGCTGACGAGGAAACTCACCTTCTCAAAGGAGAGGATGAAGAGCAGGCCGCTGTGGTAGTGTCTGAAACTTCTGTAAACCAAGCT ATAGTAACCCCTGATGAATCAAACATGCCATTCAGCCATAAAGTATTAGAATTCTTTCGCCAGATTTTGCATGAGTTATTGGCACCACCAACGGTTGCTGCA ATTGTGGGATTCTTCGTTGGGGCAATTACAGTTATTAAGAACATAATAATTGGTGACGACGCCCCTCTGCATGTGATCGAAGACTCTATTACACAACTCGG GAACGGTACAATCCCTTGCATCACACTCATTCTTGGAGGCAATCTGATCCAAG GCTTACGCAAACCAACGATCAAAGTGCCTACCCTCCTTGGAGTGATTATTGCCAAATACATAGTAATGCCTGCAATTGGCATTGGCATTGTAACAGGAGCAGACAAATTAGGGCTTCTCCCATCTAACTCCTTGTTCCACTTTGTGCTGATGCTTCAGTTTACCCTGCCGCCTGCCATGAATATCG GTACGATGACGCAGCTGTATGATGTGGCTGAGGCAGAGTGCTCAGTGATCTTCCTGTGGACATACTTGGTTGCAGCCTTGGCACTTACTGTTTGGTCAACAATCTTCATGTGGATCTTGTCTTGA